A region of Haloplanus sp. XH21 DNA encodes the following proteins:
- a CDS encoding transcription initiation factor IIB: MSQEFRTLRETGGAQHTTTESRTDQRVCPECDASLVVEEDEIDHGPEWRAFDSSERAEKSRVGAPTTKLLHDDGLSSVIDWQDRDANGRTIDGSKRRKLQRLRTWDERFRSKNAQERNLKQALGEIDRMSSALGLPESVRETASVVYRRALEDDLLRGRSIEAMATASVYAAARQASVPRSLDEFEPVSRVDRKEFSRAYRYIVRELGLAIEPANPLEYLPRFASDLDLDGETKARARSLLKEGMQNDVHSGKSPVGLAAAALYAASILEGKKVTQKEVCSVSDVSEVTVRNRYTELLEAGTDPDAARGAV; the protein is encoded by the coding sequence ATGAGCCAGGAGTTCCGAACCCTCCGAGAGACCGGCGGGGCACAGCACACCACGACCGAGAGCCGGACCGACCAGCGCGTCTGCCCGGAGTGTGACGCATCGCTCGTCGTCGAGGAAGACGAGATCGACCACGGCCCCGAGTGGCGCGCCTTCGACTCCAGCGAACGCGCGGAGAAGAGTCGCGTCGGGGCGCCGACGACGAAACTCCTGCACGACGACGGCCTCTCGTCGGTCATCGACTGGCAGGACCGGGACGCGAACGGGCGCACTATCGACGGGAGCAAGCGTCGCAAACTCCAGCGACTCCGGACGTGGGACGAGCGGTTCCGCTCGAAGAACGCCCAGGAGCGCAACCTCAAGCAGGCGCTCGGCGAAATCGATCGGATGTCGTCGGCGCTCGGACTGCCGGAGAGCGTCCGCGAGACGGCGAGCGTCGTCTACCGTCGGGCGCTGGAGGACGACCTGTTGCGCGGGCGGTCCATCGAAGCGATGGCGACGGCGTCGGTGTACGCCGCCGCCCGCCAGGCGTCGGTCCCCCGGAGCCTCGACGAGTTCGAACCCGTCAGCCGGGTCGACCGCAAGGAGTTCTCGCGGGCCTACCGGTACATCGTCCGCGAACTCGGTCTCGCCATCGAACCCGCCAACCCCCTGGAGTATCTGCCGCGGTTCGCGTCGGACCTCGACCTCGACGGCGAGACGAAGGCGCGGGCGCGCTCCCTGCTCAAAGAGGGGATGCAGAACGACGTCCACAGCGGCAAGAGTCCGGTCGGCCTCGCGGCGGCGGCGCTCTACGCCGCCTCGATTCTCGAGGGGAAGAAAGTGACCCAGAAGGAGGTGTGTTCGGTGAGCGACGTTTCGGAAGTCACCGTCCGCAACCGTTACACCGAGTTGCTGGAGGCCGGCACCGACCCGGACGCCGCCCGCGGCGCCGTCTAG
- a CDS encoding TrmB family transcriptional regulator, with the protein MTQNPSPDAESDSFVEEAVGTLRTFELTEYEAKSFVALMRLREGTAKEVSEVADVPRARIYDSMDALQDRGLVSVQESKPRRFRAVSPDEAVDLLERECRSRLDRLGAVLPRLGSPDRSTGAGEVWSMEGEAAVSERLATLVDDAEHEVLLAVGVEALLGDELVDALTDAADRGVTVVVGSPGEPIRDRLRDCLDDADVVETWTWWDAYPIETGAVTSVLMVDGDALLVSADAASDLPGVRNHRAIWTDSADAPVVGLMRPLLATAIRGPD; encoded by the coding sequence GTGACGCAAAACCCATCACCCGACGCCGAAAGCGACTCATTCGTCGAAGAGGCAGTCGGCACGCTCCGGACGTTCGAACTCACGGAGTACGAGGCGAAGTCGTTCGTCGCCCTGATGCGCCTCCGCGAGGGGACGGCAAAGGAAGTGAGCGAAGTGGCGGACGTACCGCGCGCACGCATCTACGACAGCATGGACGCCCTGCAGGACCGAGGACTGGTCAGCGTCCAAGAGTCGAAACCTCGGCGCTTCCGGGCCGTCTCACCCGACGAAGCGGTCGACCTGCTCGAACGCGAGTGCCGGAGTCGCCTCGACCGTCTCGGCGCTGTCCTCCCGCGCCTCGGCTCACCTGACCGCTCGACCGGCGCGGGCGAAGTCTGGTCGATGGAGGGGGAAGCCGCCGTCTCGGAGCGGCTCGCGACGCTCGTCGACGACGCCGAACATGAGGTGTTGCTGGCCGTCGGCGTCGAGGCACTGCTCGGCGACGAACTGGTCGACGCGCTGACGGACGCGGCCGACCGCGGCGTGACGGTGGTGGTCGGGTCGCCGGGCGAGCCGATCCGTGACCGCCTCCGTGACTGCCTCGACGACGCCGATGTCGTCGAAACCTGGACCTGGTGGGACGCCTACCCCATCGAGACCGGCGCCGTCACGAGCGTCCTCATGGTCGACGGGGACGCCCTCCTCGTCAGCGCCGACGCCGCCTCCGACCTCCCGGGCGTTCGCAATCACCGCGCCATCTGGACCGACAGCGCCGACGCGCCCGTCGTCGGACTGATGCGACCGCTTCTCGCGACGGCGATCCGCGGCCCGGACTAG
- a CDS encoding poly(R)-hydroxyalkanoic acid synthase subunit PhaE codes for MTNDTNSTFDGQMDAFLERMTETYMNALDQNLDAQSAFLESWMDSMEDSLSEERVREGYEGSMRAYEAWMDAAETSFERMGQSFQGEDVEPEEFRDIWLSSANEAFKEMMTTTAFAAATGQTIDEAMDMRQNIDEASEETLHALNFATVGDVREVGERLVELERRQHTIEQKLDRIIDEL; via the coding sequence ATGACCAACGACACCAACAGCACGTTCGACGGACAGATGGACGCGTTTCTCGAACGCATGACGGAGACGTATATGAACGCCCTCGACCAGAACCTCGACGCCCAGTCGGCCTTCCTCGAATCTTGGATGGATTCGATGGAGGACAGCCTCTCCGAGGAGCGCGTTCGAGAGGGGTACGAAGGGTCGATGCGCGCCTACGAGGCGTGGATGGACGCCGCCGAGACCTCCTTCGAGCGCATGGGCCAGTCGTTCCAGGGCGAGGACGTCGAGCCCGAGGAGTTCCGTGACATCTGGCTGTCCTCGGCCAACGAGGCGTTCAAGGAGATGATGACGACGACGGCCTTCGCCGCGGCGACGGGCCAGACCATCGACGAAGCGATGGACATGCGCCAGAACATCGACGAGGCCTCCGAGGAGACGCTCCACGCGCTCAACTTCGCCACCGTCGGCGACGTGCGCGAGGTTGGTGAACGGCTCGTCGAACTCGAGCGCCGCCAACACACTATCGAGCAGAAACTCGACCGCATCATCGACGAGCTATGA
- a CDS encoding AbrB/MazE/SpoVT family DNA-binding domain-containing protein — protein MTEDEDDGSPMWPPMPFGQQFQNAGEDAVEQQMELFKRFMSGSTGGGFDGFSQLGAMSMGTAMFKTRVQSGGRISIPDAEREALDIEDGDIVQTIVIPVKQNSE, from the coding sequence ATGACAGAAGACGAGGACGATGGATCGCCGATGTGGCCGCCCATGCCGTTCGGACAGCAGTTCCAGAACGCCGGCGAAGACGCCGTCGAGCAGCAGATGGAGCTGTTCAAACGCTTCATGTCGGGTAGCACCGGTGGTGGCTTCGACGGCTTCTCCCAGCTCGGCGCGATGAGCATGGGAACGGCGATGTTCAAGACCCGTGTGCAGAGCGGTGGTCGCATCAGCATCCCCGACGCCGAGCGCGAAGCGCTCGACATCGAGGACGGCGACATCGTCCAGACGATCGTCATCCCAGTCAAACAGAATTCGGAGTGA
- a CDS encoding OB-fold domain-containing protein, with the protein MEAYRYPDGSITYPGHPIGPGGKKPVDSVDLSEHTAEVITWTTSMATPPGVREPNTLAIVEFDVDGEPVRAIGGVTTDEIEIGDEVRPVYVEELRDPEAGIREPDAIDWDGYRFEPI; encoded by the coding sequence ATGGAAGCATACCGCTACCCCGACGGCAGCATCACGTACCCCGGCCATCCGATCGGCCCGGGCGGCAAGAAACCGGTCGACTCGGTGGACCTCAGCGAACACACCGCCGAAGTCATCACGTGGACGACGAGCATGGCCACGCCGCCCGGCGTGCGCGAACCGAACACGCTCGCCATCGTCGAGTTCGACGTCGACGGCGAACCCGTGCGCGCCATCGGCGGCGTCACGACCGACGAGATAGAGATCGGCGACGAGGTGCGGCCGGTGTACGTCGAGGAACTGCGCGACCCCGAGGCCGGCATCCGCGAACCCGACGCCATCGACTGGGACGGCTACCGGTTCGAGCCGATCTGA
- a CDS encoding ketopantoate reductase family protein, whose translation MDVLIYGAGSLGSLVGGLLARVHDVTLVGRDPHIAAIQRSGLRITGVETLDVRPAATTAGRDASADLAVVTVKAYDTETAAHDLATGDVGAVLSLQNGMGNEDILAAHVDAPVLAGTATCGARLAEPGHVEWLGRGTVTVGAWRPPDASEPVARVVEAFRAADADASVTTDARSRLWEKLAVNAAINPLTALARVENGAVAETDALAELAAATATETARVARADGASLTDAAAVEAVETVARETARNRSSMYRDIARGRRTEIDAINGYVVDRAAEADRAVPSNRTLAALIRGWEVGAGLHEG comes from the coding sequence ATGGACGTCCTGATCTACGGCGCCGGGAGTCTGGGGAGTCTCGTCGGGGGACTGCTCGCGCGCGTCCACGACGTGACGCTCGTCGGTCGTGATCCCCATATCGCCGCAATACAGCGGTCAGGCCTCCGAATCACGGGCGTCGAGACGCTCGACGTCCGGCCGGCAGCGACGACGGCGGGCCGAGACGCCAGCGCGGACCTCGCCGTCGTGACGGTGAAAGCCTACGACACGGAGACGGCGGCCCACGACCTCGCGACCGGCGATGTCGGCGCCGTCCTCTCCCTGCAGAACGGCATGGGCAACGAGGACATCCTCGCGGCGCACGTCGACGCACCGGTGCTAGCGGGGACGGCGACCTGTGGCGCCCGCCTCGCGGAACCGGGCCACGTCGAGTGGCTCGGCCGGGGGACGGTCACGGTCGGCGCCTGGCGGCCGCCGGACGCGTCCGAACCCGTCGCCAGGGTCGTCGAGGCGTTTCGCGCGGCCGACGCCGACGCGTCGGTCACGACCGACGCGCGGAGTCGCCTCTGGGAGAAGTTGGCGGTCAACGCCGCGATCAACCCACTCACAGCGCTCGCGCGCGTCGAGAACGGGGCCGTGGCGGAGACGGACGCGCTCGCCGAGCTCGCGGCGGCGACGGCGACCGAGACGGCCCGCGTCGCCCGCGCCGACGGGGCCTCGCTCACCGACGCGGCGGCGGTCGAAGCCGTCGAGACCGTCGCCCGCGAGACGGCGCGAAACCGGTCGTCGATGTACCGCGATATCGCGCGGGGGCGGCGCACGGAGATCGACGCGATCAACGGCTACGTGGTCGACCGGGCGGCCGAGGCGGATCGCGCGGTGCCGAGCAACCGAACGCTCGCGGCGCTGATCCGTGGCTGGGAGGTCGGTGCGGGACTCCACGAGGGCTAG
- a CDS encoding TetR/AcrR family transcriptional regulator, producing the protein MAFDHPFRDDADETRTAIMRATYAALIEHGYENLTIQRIDEQFPKSKSLIYQHYDGKDEVLVELLEYLLDHFAAQMPQPATENAHDCLRNVLDFTLAPDPEPERAELTNVMVELRGQSPHNETFRTYFTANDRRFREQFTDIIQRGIEEGVYRPVDPEPVAEFILTAITGATSRRATTDDGADTAAVRAELDAYLRARLLRESGSNEDH; encoded by the coding sequence GTGGCATTCGATCACCCCTTTCGCGACGACGCCGACGAGACGCGGACGGCGATCATGCGGGCGACCTACGCAGCGCTGATCGAACACGGGTACGAGAACCTCACGATCCAGCGGATCGACGAACAGTTCCCGAAAAGCAAGTCGCTCATCTACCAGCACTACGACGGCAAAGACGAGGTGCTGGTCGAACTCCTGGAGTATCTGCTCGACCATTTCGCCGCACAGATGCCACAGCCGGCGACCGAGAACGCCCACGACTGCCTCCGGAACGTGCTCGATTTTACTCTCGCGCCCGATCCCGAGCCGGAGCGCGCCGAACTCACGAACGTCATGGTCGAACTCCGGGGGCAGTCGCCCCACAACGAGACGTTCCGAACGTATTTCACGGCCAACGACCGGCGGTTCCGCGAGCAGTTCACCGACATCATCCAGCGCGGTATCGAGGAGGGCGTCTACCGGCCGGTCGACCCCGAACCGGTCGCGGAGTTCATCCTGACGGCGATCACGGGTGCCACGAGTCGGCGCGCGACCACCGACGACGGCGCCGATACGGCGGCCGTGCGGGCGGAACTGGACGCCTACCTCCGCGCGCGGCTACTCCGGGAGTCGGGGTCGAACGAGGATCATTGA
- a CDS encoding MBL fold metallo-hydrolase, with the protein MSHELGESDWDDWLPTAVADADPETVAIWYLGCNGFVLKGRDGTTLFIDPYLGLGDPPRTVRMLPVPFDPSDVSSADAVLATHEHSDHVHGPTQAPILASTGADYYAPDASMAVVEREAWTDEWGVVADQFVTVAEGDEFDIGEFTVHVAPVNDPDADHPVGYVIEHPTGTVFHGGDTRYADTFSQLAERFDIDLGILAFGSAGMIPDKETGTPKRTQWYADENGVIRAAEALELDRLLPSHWDMWKGLTADPTVLHPHARSFPHPKRLDIVEIGDRVDL; encoded by the coding sequence ATGTCACACGAACTCGGCGAGAGCGACTGGGACGACTGGCTCCCGACCGCCGTGGCCGACGCCGACCCCGAGACGGTGGCCATCTGGTATCTCGGCTGCAACGGGTTCGTCCTGAAGGGCCGCGACGGCACGACGCTGTTCATCGACCCCTACCTCGGCCTGGGCGATCCGCCACGCACGGTCCGGATGCTCCCCGTCCCGTTCGACCCCAGCGACGTCTCGTCGGCCGATGCCGTCCTGGCCACGCACGAACACTCCGATCACGTCCACGGGCCGACGCAGGCACCCATCCTCGCGTCGACAGGGGCCGACTACTACGCCCCCGACGCCAGCATGGCCGTCGTCGAACGCGAGGCCTGGACCGACGAGTGGGGCGTCGTCGCCGACCAGTTCGTGACCGTCGCCGAGGGCGACGAGTTCGACATCGGCGAGTTCACGGTCCACGTTGCCCCGGTGAACGATCCCGACGCCGACCATCCCGTCGGCTACGTCATCGAACACCCGACCGGGACGGTGTTCCACGGCGGCGATACCCGCTATGCCGATACGTTCTCCCAGCTCGCCGAACGCTTCGACATCGACCTCGGAATCCTGGCGTTCGGGTCTGCGGGCATGATCCCCGACAAGGAGACGGGGACCCCGAAGCGAACGCAGTGGTACGCCGACGAGAACGGCGTGATCCGCGCGGCCGAGGCGCTGGAACTCGATCGCCTCCTCCCGAGTCACTGGGACATGTGGAAGGGGCTGACCGCCGACCCCACCGTCCTCCACCCCCACGCGCGCAGTTTTCCCCATCCGAAGCGCTTGGACATCGTCGAAATCGGCGACCGAGTCGATCTGTAG
- a CDS encoding transposase, which translates to MVEVSVETTFRNPSRSRRQEWQRVTHILRECKQRLVDGWEDGTLPPSVTTGDIDNPLYSALQNQAIRNAKSDYDDEPIEYTGEQPIEVNNQNWEIHTTENDSVIIGFPCISDWWYTPIHVHDSIQEPVQALLDGDAEKTKLSVWREGDDWHCSFTIEYDERQDGEETPIGVDVGHNYILAATPDDASADSFLVSGKEHKFVRRYYRSLRDSLQETGAHRARTRVGNKEYRRIQDMNHTLSKRLVEYASQFENPLIKLEDLENIRDGSEWYGVHSWPFYELQQFITYKAEKEGIRVEKVDPENTSQECSQCGELVGRDGSKFECQHCGYVRHADLNAAENISQREGDPCTA; encoded by the coding sequence ATGGTCGAGGTAAGCGTGGAAACCACGTTCCGCAATCCCAGCCGCTCTCGCCGTCAAGAGTGGCAACGCGTCACCCACATCCTCCGCGAATGCAAACAACGGCTTGTAGACGGCTGGGAAGACGGCACGCTCCCCCCGTCCGTGACAACTGGCGACATCGACAACCCACTCTACTCAGCACTCCAAAACCAAGCCATCCGCAACGCGAAAAGCGACTACGACGACGAACCCATCGAGTACACGGGCGAACAGCCTATCGAAGTCAACAACCAAAACTGGGAAATCCACACGACAGAGAACGACTCTGTTATCATTGGATTTCCCTGCATTAGTGATTGGTGGTACACGCCAATTCACGTACACGACAGCATCCAAGAACCCGTCCAAGCCCTACTTGATGGCGACGCTGAGAAGACGAAACTCAGTGTCTGGCGTGAAGGTGACGACTGGCATTGCTCGTTCACCATTGAATACGACGAGCGACAAGATGGGGAGGAAACACCCATTGGTGTTGACGTTGGCCACAACTACATCCTCGCTGCAACGCCAGACGATGCGAGTGCTGACTCGTTCCTTGTGAGTGGCAAGGAACACAAGTTTGTGCGGCGGTACTACCGTTCCCTGCGCGACTCCCTACAGGAAACTGGGGCGCATCGCGCCCGAACTCGCGTGGGTAACAAGGAGTACCGTCGCATCCAAGACATGAACCACACCCTCTCGAAACGGCTTGTCGAATATGCCAGTCAGTTCGAGAATCCCCTCATTAAACTCGAAGACCTCGAAAACATCCGTGACGGTAGCGAGTGGTACGGCGTTCATTCGTGGCCGTTCTACGAGCTCCAACAGTTCATCACGTACAAGGCCGAGAAAGAAGGGATTCGTGTCGAGAAGGTTGACCCTGAGAACACAAGTCAGGAGTGTAGTCAGTGTGGTGAACTTGTGGGTCGTGACGGGAGCAAGTTCGAGTGTCAGCACTGTGGCTATGTGCGGCACGCGGATTTGAACGCGGCGGAGAACATCAGTCAGAGAGAGGGTGACCCATGCACGGCGTAA
- a CDS encoding MaoC family dehydratase, whose product MTERTSTTDLADAWLQSQKHLSNSVEHFYNSVMAANQAMLSDTDDDDEDRQPAPSPELTYSKAEWSFEHTDDEEAGVVSVGDRIEFSKTLSEAEIQAFADASGDTNRLHLDADFAEETRFGRQIVHGTLASGLISAALARLPGLTIYLSQDLQFLGPVDIGETVTAICEVVEDLGDGRYRLTTVVEDEDGETVIDGEAIVLIDDLPEADE is encoded by the coding sequence ATGACAGAACGAACGTCGACAACGGACCTCGCGGACGCGTGGCTGCAGTCCCAGAAGCACCTCTCGAACAGCGTGGAGCATTTCTACAACAGCGTGATGGCCGCCAACCAGGCGATGCTGTCGGATACGGACGATGACGACGAGGACCGGCAGCCGGCGCCGTCGCCGGAACTCACCTACTCCAAGGCGGAGTGGTCGTTCGAACACACCGACGACGAAGAGGCTGGTGTCGTCAGCGTCGGCGACCGCATCGAGTTCTCGAAGACGCTCAGCGAGGCGGAGATTCAGGCTTTCGCCGACGCCAGCGGTGACACGAACCGCCTCCACCTCGACGCCGACTTCGCCGAGGAGACGCGATTCGGCCGCCAGATCGTTCACGGAACGCTCGCCTCCGGCCTCATCAGCGCCGCCCTCGCGCGCCTGCCCGGGCTGACCATCTATCTCTCCCAAGATCTCCAGTTCCTCGGCCCCGTCGACATCGGCGAGACGGTCACCGCCATCTGTGAAGTCGTCGAGGATCTCGGCGACGGCCGGTACCGCCTGACGACGGTCGTCGAAGACGAAGACGGCGAGACGGTCATCGACGGCGAAGCCATCGTCCTCATCGACGACCTGCCCGAAGCCGACGAGTAA
- a CDS encoding thiolase domain-containing protein, whose translation MENVAIIGASMTQFGQRDGWILDLLSEAGTACLDDAGVAPDAIDHLYVSNMASGEFEGQTGIMNALTHDLAAMPAYAARIDQTSSSGGAGVKHAWQSVASGASDMTLLVGGEKMTHRTTAEATDVIASITHPAEYKHGVTLPSFAGLTARLYLDTYDAPRESLGKVAVKNHRHGVHNSHAQFQKEVDLETVLESPIVADPLRLYDFCPITDGSAALMFCPESVAKEYTDDYVLVSGVGGATDTHVVHERADPTTMRGVVESSDIAYDMADLGPEDIDVAELHDMFTILEFLQSEDLGFFEKGEGWKAVEEGRTEIGGDLPINTSGGLKSKGHPLGASGVAQVYEIYEQLLGDAGKRQVDDADTGLACNVGGFGNCVITTILEAA comes from the coding sequence ATGGAGAACGTAGCGATCATCGGCGCGTCGATGACCCAGTTCGGTCAGCGGGACGGGTGGATCCTCGACCTGCTGTCGGAGGCCGGGACGGCGTGTCTGGACGACGCCGGCGTCGCACCCGATGCCATCGACCACCTCTACGTCTCGAACATGGCGAGCGGCGAGTTCGAGGGGCAGACGGGGATCATGAACGCGCTCACGCACGACCTGGCGGCGATGCCGGCGTATGCGGCCCGCATCGATCAGACGAGTTCGAGCGGCGGGGCGGGCGTCAAACACGCCTGGCAGTCGGTCGCGAGCGGGGCCAGCGACATGACGCTGCTCGTCGGCGGCGAGAAGATGACCCACCGAACGACCGCCGAGGCGACGGACGTCATCGCCTCCATCACCCACCCGGCGGAGTACAAACACGGCGTGACGCTCCCGAGTTTCGCGGGGCTGACGGCGCGTCTCTATCTCGATACCTACGACGCGCCGCGCGAGAGTCTGGGGAAAGTCGCGGTGAAGAACCACCGCCACGGCGTCCACAACTCACACGCCCAGTTCCAGAAAGAGGTCGATCTGGAGACGGTACTGGAGTCGCCCATCGTGGCCGACCCGCTCCGCCTGTACGACTTCTGTCCCATCACGGACGGGAGCGCAGCGCTCATGTTCTGTCCGGAGTCCGTCGCCAAGGAGTACACCGACGACTACGTGCTCGTCTCGGGCGTGGGCGGCGCGACGGACACGCACGTCGTGCACGAACGCGCGGACCCGACGACGATGCGCGGCGTCGTCGAGTCGAGCGACATCGCCTACGACATGGCGGACCTCGGCCCGGAGGACATCGACGTGGCCGAACTCCACGACATGTTCACCATCCTCGAGTTCCTCCAGAGCGAGGACCTCGGGTTCTTCGAGAAAGGCGAGGGCTGGAAAGCCGTCGAGGAGGGGCGCACCGAAATCGGAGGCGACCTGCCGATCAACACTTCCGGCGGGTTGAAATCCAAGGGCCATCCGCTGGGCGCCAGCGGCGTCGCCCAGGTGTACGAAATCTACGAACAACTGCTCGGTGACGCAGGGAAACGACAGGTCGACGACGCCGACACCGGCCTCGCCTGCAACGTCGGCGGGTTCGGGAACTGCGTCATCACCACCATTCTGGAGGCAGCATAA
- the panB gene encoding 3-methyl-2-oxobutanoate hydroxymethyltransferase, whose amino-acid sequence MPTVQEIRRASAGDEPLTMLTAYDAPTASIVDAAGIDVILVGDSVGNAMLGYDSTLPVTLEEIESHTGAVVRATEDALVVADMPFLSYGTTEGEGIENAGRLVKEAGANAVKLESGPHTVDLTERLVQLGIPVMAHLGLTPQRRNQMGYVRQGTTDAAAAEIRDLARRHEAAGAFSLVLEHVPADLAADVTADLDIPVIGIGAGPETDGQVLVVTDVIGLSDSSPPFAEQFGDVRGEMEAAVDAFREAVEDGDFP is encoded by the coding sequence ATGCCAACGGTACAGGAGATACGGCGGGCGTCGGCGGGGGACGAACCGCTGACGATGTTGACGGCGTACGACGCGCCCACGGCGTCGATCGTTGACGCGGCCGGGATCGACGTCATTCTGGTCGGCGATAGCGTGGGCAACGCGATGCTCGGCTACGACTCGACGCTCCCCGTGACGCTCGAGGAAATCGAGAGCCACACCGGCGCGGTGGTCCGCGCGACCGAGGACGCCCTCGTCGTCGCCGACATGCCGTTTTTGAGCTACGGAACGACCGAGGGAGAGGGAATCGAGAACGCGGGCCGACTCGTCAAGGAGGCAGGCGCCAACGCGGTGAAACTCGAATCCGGTCCGCACACCGTCGATCTCACCGAGCGACTGGTCCAGCTGGGGATTCCGGTGATGGCGCATCTCGGCTTGACGCCGCAGCGACGCAATCAGATGGGGTACGTCCGTCAGGGGACGACCGACGCTGCGGCGGCGGAGATTCGCGATCTGGCGCGGCGCCACGAGGCGGCCGGCGCGTTCTCGCTGGTGCTCGAACACGTCCCCGCCGACCTGGCCGCCGACGTGACTGCAGACCTCGACATCCCGGTGATCGGTATCGGGGCCGGCCCCGAGACTGACGGGCAGGTGCTCGTCGTGACGGACGTCATCGGGCTGTCCGACTCCAGTCCCCCGTTCGCGGAACAGTTCGGCGACGTGCGCGGGGAGATGGAAGCGGCGGTGGACGCGTTCCGGGAGGCCGTCGAGGACGGCGACTTCCCCTAG